The following coding sequences lie in one Arachis hypogaea cultivar Tifrunner chromosome 9, arahy.Tifrunner.gnm2.J5K5, whole genome shotgun sequence genomic window:
- the LOC112711484 gene encoding small acidic protein 1 gives MRPMPMDLFGEMDEQVSAMAMDVDDVDPLEIFPEGVISADNKLADADFFNNFEDDFDDADIN, from the coding sequence ATGAGGCCAATGCCAATGGATTTGTTCGGAGAGATGGATGAGCAGGTCTCCGCCATGGCCATGGATGTTGACGACGTCGACCCTCTCGAGATCTTCCCGGAGGGCGTCATCTCCGCCGACAACAAGCTCGCCGACGCCGATTTCTTCAACAACTTCGAAGACGATTTCGACGATGCTGATATCAACTAA
- the LOC112709426 gene encoding uncharacterized protein codes for MRFSLVTCKPQVAFCKPENIHAHNDGKNAFLELGFNNWKKVNNGVNCTFVCHEGSISNSPHNLCVKSCDDLLAQSKHIDKVLDKHSDETIANNRLRLKTYIDAIRWLAFQACAFRGDDESPGSLNRENFIELIKLLASCNQNVNNIVLENAPGNAQYISPGVQKDILHIFARKVRATIREETGDSKFCIIIDKAIDESKREQISVVLKFVDKHDCVQERFFDLIHVSDTCSLTLKTEISSVLSRHNLDVQNLRGQGYDGATLVSAAKEVCYVHQFFSKLTLIVNVVTISPKRHHQLRIAQANNVANLISDDQIVIGSGLNQIGTLQRAGDTRCRSHLNSVRSLLCMFDATYEVLEKSTEEGNFSTRGDASAASDAITSFEFVFVLHLMRNILEVSHDLCQALQRKNQDIFNVLTLISTTKTLIQRMRESSWEAS; via the exons ATGCGCTTTAGTCTCGTCACCTGCAAACCGCAG GTTGCATTTTGTAAGCCTGAAAATATACA TGCTCACAATGATGGAAAAAATGCATTTTTAGAGTTAGGATTTAAtaattggaagaaagtaaataATGGAGTGAATTGTACATTTGTATGTCACGAGGGTTCTATTTCTAATTCTCCCCATAATTTATGTGTGAAATCTTGTGATGATTTATTGGCTCAATCTAAGCATATAGACAAAGTTCTTGATAAGCATAGTGATGAAACTATTGCAAATAACCGCTTAAGGTTGAAGACATATATTGATGCTATTCGATGGCTTGCATTTCAAGCATGTGCATTTAGAGGCGACGATGAAAGTCCTGGATCTTTGAATAGGGaaaattttattgagttaattaagCTTTTAGCTTCATGTAATCAGAATGTTAATAATATTGTCCTTGAAAATGCTCCTGGAAATGCTCAATATATATCTCCCGGTGTTCAAAAAGATATATTGCATATCTTTGCTAGAAAAGTGCGTGCAACAATTCGAGAAGAAACTGGTGattctaaattttgtataattattgatAAAGCAATAGATGAGTCAAAGCGAGAACAAATATCTGTGGTTTTGAAATTTGTAGACAAGCACGATTGTGTTCAAGAAAGATTTTTTGATCTTATACATGTTTCTGATACGTGTTCTTTGACATTGAAAACAGAAATTTCATCAGTTCTTTCTCGTCATAATCTTGATGTTCAAAATCTTAGGGGACAAGGGTACGATGGAGCTA CACTTGTTTCTGCAGCCAAAGAAGTTTGTTATGTTCATCAATTCTTTTCCAAACTTACACTAATTGTGAATGTTGTGACTATTTCTCCTAAACGTCATCATCAGTTAAGGATTGCTCAAGCAAATAATGTTGCAAACTTAATTTCTGATGATCAAATTGTGATAGGTAGTGGACTTAATCAAATTGGTACTTTGCAAAGAGCTGGAGATACTAGATGTAGGTCTCATTTGAATTCTGTACGTAGCTTGCTATGCATGTTTGATGCTACTTATGAAGTTCTTGAAAAAAGCACTGAAGAAGGTAATTTCTCCACTCGTGGTGATGCTAGTGCTGCTTCTGATGCTATCACATCTTTTGAATTTGTCTTTGTTTTGCATTTGATGAGAAATATTTTGGAAGTCAGTCATGATCTTTGTCAAGCTTTGCAACGAAAAAATCAAGACATATTTAATGTTTTAACTCTGATTTCTACTACCAAGACTTTAATCCAACGAATGAGAGAATCAAGTTGGGAGGCTTCATAA
- the LOC112711483 gene encoding pullulanase 1, chloroplastic: MLLLATSSLFLPSPSKLHRYLNPSSSSSSSSHLIPFSSSLSKIITPLHSHTPKLQPSPLFCSSSPSLQQQSLSFSQMQNDSLLYSRAYWVTESIIAWNIDIVENGFCSLLASKDASFTISDNQIQGEDVKIKLQEDRAGLPAKVVEKFPHIRGYKAFKLPPDSDVKSLLKSQLAVAVYDSDEKCRNCTGLQLPGVLDELFSYNGPLGAIYSDEAVSLSLWAPTAQAVNAHIYKYPSGDDSIEVVCLEEEDGVWRTKGPKSWEGCYYVYEVCVYHPSTLRVEKCYANDPYARGLSADGRRTFLINIDSDELKPDGWDNLADEKPVLHSFSDISIYEMHIRDFSANDLSVEPEFRGGYLAFTLLDSAGVLHLKKLSSAGITHVHLLPTFQFAGVDDQKENWRYVDTLVLESFPPDSDQQQALITAIKDLNGFNWGYNPVLWGVPKGSYASNPNGPYRTTEFRKMVQALNHIGLRVVLDVVYNHLQGSGPFDEHSVLDKIVPGYYLRRNANGFIEHSTCMNNTASEHFMVERLIVDDLVHWAVNYKVDGFRFDLMGHIMKSTMVKAKDALLSLTKQNDGVDGSSIYIYGEGWDFGEVAKNGRGINASQFNLSQTGIGSFNDRIRDAVLGGSPFGHPLQQGFATGLLLQPNGHDHGTQKNMESMLATSKDHIQIGMAANLRDFMLTNSDGKEVKGSEILTHDGSPVAYASSPVETINYVSAHDNETLFDIVSLKTPMDITVADRCRINHLATSIIALSQGIPFFHAGDEILRSKSLDRDSYNSGDWFNRLDFTYNSNNWGVGLPPQEKNEKNWPLIKPRLADPSFRPQKDDILAAVENFLNLMRIRYSSPLFRLRTANAIQQRVRFLNTGPSWVRGVIAMSIEDGHEGFPGLPQLDPIYSSIVVVVNASPKGVSFVCPSLQSRSFELHPIQAMSSDDLVRSSTYEAPSGCFLVPQRTTAVFVEPRKN; encoded by the exons ATGCTTCTCTTAGctacttcttctctctttcttccttctccttccaaGCTTCACCGCTACCTcaatccttcttcttcttcttcttcttcttctcacttgattcccttctcttcttccctttcgAAAATCATAACCCCACTTCACTCGCACACCCCAAAACTACAACCCTCACCCCTTTTCTGTTCATCATCTCCTTCTCTGCAACAACAATCTCTTTCATTTTCTCAG ATGCAGAATGATAGCTTGTTGTACTCCAGAGCTTATTGGGTCACTGAATCCATCATTGCTTGGAACATTGACATTGTTGAAAACGGTTTTTGTTCCTTACTTGCTAGCAAGGATGCTTCTTTCACCATTTCAGATAATCAAATTCAAG GTGAGGATGTGAAAATTAAGCTTCAAGAGGATAGGGCTGGCCTTCCTGCAAAG GTGGTGGAGAAATTCCCACATATTCGAGGTTACAAAGCTTTCAAATTGCCACCGGATTCGGATGTGAAATCTCTTCTTAAATCCCAATTAGCTGTTGCTGTTTATGATT CTGATGAGAAATGCAGGAACTGTACTGGTTTGCAGTTACCTGGTGTCTTAGATGAGCTTTTCTCGTATAACGGTCCGCTGGGTGCGATTTACTCAGATGAAGCTGTGTCACTTTCCTTATGGGCACCTACTGCTCAA GCAGTAAATGCTCACATCTATAAGTATCCATCAGGAGATGATTCGATAGAAGTTGTTTGCCTTGAAGAGGAAGATGGTGTCTGGAGAACAAAAGGACCAAAAAGTTGGGAAGGTTGTTATTATGTTTATGAAGTATGTGTTTACCATCCTAGCACCTTACGGGTTGAAAAATGCTATGCAAATGATCCATATGCTAGAGG ACTTTCAGCGGATGGCAGACGaacttttctaattaatattgacTCTGATGAATTAAAACCTGATGGATGGGATAATCTGGCAGATGAGAAACCTGTTCTACATTCTTTCTCTGATATAAGCATATATGAAATGCATATAAGGGATTTCAG CGCCAATGACCTCTCCGTGGAACCTGAATTTCGTGGTGGTTATCTGGCCTTTACATTGCTG GATTCAGCCGGGGTACTTCATCTAAAGAAGTTGTCTAGTGCTGGTATCACCCATGTCCATTTGTTGCCAACTTTCCAGTTTGCCGGTGTCGATGATCAAAAGGAGAACTGGAGATATGTAG ATACCTTGGTACTGGAAAGTTTTCCACCCGATTCAGATCAGCAACAAGCTCTTATTACAGCCATCAAAGACCTCAATGGATTTAACTGGGG GTACAACCCTGTTCTTTGGGGTGTTCCGAAAGGAAGTTATGCAAGCAACCCAAATGGCCCCTACCGTACAACCGAGTTCCGTAAGATGGTTCAG GCTCTTAATCATATTGGCCTTCGCGTTGTGTTGGATGTTGTCTACAATCATTTGCAAGGAAGTGGACCATTTGATGAACATTCTGTCCTTGATAAG ATTGTCCCTGGTTACTATTTAAGGAGGAATGCTAATGGTTTTATCGAGCACAGTACTTGTATGAATAACACTGCTAGTGAGCATTTTATGGTTGAGCGTTTGATTGTAGATGATCTTGTACATTGGGCAGTTAATTACAAG GTTGATGGTTTCAGATTTGACTTGATGGGTCATATAATGAAGAGCACAATG GTGAAAGCAAAAGATGCTCTGCTTAGCTTAACAAAACAAAATGATGGAGTTGATGGTTCAAGCATCTACAT ATATGGTGAAGGATGGGACTTTGGTGAAGTTGCCAAAAATGGACGTGGGATAAATGCGTCtcaattcaatctctctcaaacTGGAATTGGGAG CTTTAATGATCGCATTCGCGATGCTGTTCTTGGTGGGTCTCCATTTGGTCACCCTCTTCAACAGGGTTTTGCAACTGGGCTACTCTTGCAG CCTAATGGTCATGATCATGGAACACAAAAAAATATGGAATCTATGCTTGCTACATCAAAGGATCATATCCAG ATCGGAATGGCAGCAAACCTGCGTGATTTCATGCTAACAAATTCTGATGGAAAAGAG GTTAAAGGGTCTGAAATATTAACGCATGATGGGTCACCTGTTGCATATGCCTCATCCCCAGTAGAGACT ATCAATTATGTTTCTGCGCATGACAATGAGACCTTATTCGACATAGTGAGCTTAAAG ACTCCAATGGACATCACTGTAGCTGATAGATGCAGGATAAATCATTTGGCAACAAGTATTATAGCACTTTCACAG GGTATACCATTTTTTCATGCTGGAGATGAGATACTGCGCTCAAAATCGCTGGATCGAGACTCGTACAATTCTGGGGATTGGTTCAACAG GCTTGACTTCACATACAATTCTAATAATTGGGGTGTTGGACTTCCTCCAcaggagaaaaatgaaaagaactgGCCACT AATCAAACCAAGACTTGCAGACCCATCCTTCAGGCCTCAGAAGGATGACATACTTGCTGCTGTGGAAAATTTCTTAAACCTTATGCGTATAAGGTACTCTTCGCCACTTTTCCGGCTCAGGACAGCAAATGCAATTCAG CAACGAGTACGCTTTCTTAATACCGGACCATCATGGGTTCGTGGAGTTATAGCAATGAGCATTGAAGATGGCCATGAAGGCTTTCCTGGGTTGCCTCAGCTGGATCCCAT ATATTcgtccattgttgttgttgtcaatGCAAGTCCAAAAGGTGTATCATTTGTTTGCCCTTCCCTTCAATCCAGGAGTTTTGAGTTGCATCCCATACAG GCAATGTCATCTGATGATCTTGTTAGGAGCTCAACatacgaggcgccatctggttgtTTTCTTGTGCCTCAAAGAACAACAGCTGTGTTTGTAGAGCCAAGAAAAAACTGA